The Lipingzhangella halophila genome segment CCGAGCGCCGAGGACCTGGCCGTTCCCGGCTACGACGACCTGACCCTTCCCTCCATTCGCGCGCGGCTGCGCAAGCTCACCATGGAGCAGGTCCGCGAGCTTCGCGCGTACGAGGTCGCCAACCAGGGGCGCCAGGAGTTCATCCGGATGTATGACAACCGGATCGCCAAGCTGCAGAGCGAAGACCAGTAGGGTTCTCCGCTCGCCCGGTAGCGCACATCGGCCGCGCACCGGGGCGCACCGGCGCGCGGCCGCCGGTCCGCCACCACGCGCGCCCGCCAACCGGGCATCGAAAACCGCCGCACACTGGCTCGTACCCGGTGCACCGGCGCCGCCGACCCGCTTCGGCGCGTCGGCGGCGCTCTAGTGCGCTCAGGTCCGTTTCCAGTTCTTGAGGCTGTCGATCGCGACCGCCAGGACGATGACGGACCCCTTGATGATGAGTTGGTAGAAGAACGGGACGTTCATCAGCAGCAGACCGTTGCTCAGCACCCCGATGATCATCGCGCCGATCAGGGTCCGCTGCACCGTCCCGACCCCGCCCATCAGGCTGGTGCCGCCCAGCACCACGGCGGCGATCGCGTCGAGCTCGTAGGTCTCACCGGCGGTGGGCTGGCCGGACATGACCCGCGCGGAGAAGATCACGCCGGCCAGGCCGGCGCACGCGCCGCCGATGACGTAGACCCGCACCAGCGTCCACCGCACCTTGATCCCGGCCAACCGGGCAGCCTCGGGGTTCCCGCCGATGGCGTAGACCTCGGTGCCGAACCGGGTGTAGCGCAGCACGAACCACAGAGTGGCGCAGACCAGCAGCATCAGGATCACCGGCACCGGGACGCCGGCGAAGAAGCCGTCTCCCATCAGCCGGAAGCCCAGGTCGTCCGCGACCAGCGGCTGGCCGTCGGTGAGGAGGTAGGCGGTGCCCCGCAGGTAGGTCAGGCCGCCGAGTGTGACGATGAACGCCGGCAGCGCGAGATAGGCGACCAGGGCACCGTTCAGCAGCCCGAACAGCGCTCCGACAAGAATGCCGCCGAGTACGCACACCGCGGCGGGCATTCCGCTGGTCCACAGCAGCACCGAGACGATGCCGCACACCGCCACGTTGGAGCCGACCGAAAGGTCGATGCCGCGGGTGAGGATGACCAGGGTCATGCCCGCGGCCAGAATCGCGTTGATCGAGGTCGCCCGGGCGATGTTGAACGCGTTGTCGATGGTGAGGAAGTTCGGCGCGAGCACCGCCATGAGCACGATCATCAGCGTGAGCACGCCGAGGATGCCGTAGCGGTCCCACAGGTGGGCGAAGCCGGGCCGGCCCGCCTGCGGCTGGCCGGCGCCGGCGGCCGCGGGCGCGGTCGCCGTTGTGCTGGCACGACTGTTCTCGGTCATTGGGGGTCCTTCGTTGGTCGGTGGAGGCCGCGTTCTGGGGGGATCCCGGTTGGGGCAGGCGATGGGGCGCTGTCCCGCTGCGCGGCGCCCCAGCGCCGCTCTCGCCGCGTTCTGGCCGGCCGCAGGGGAAGCCGCCCCGGCTCCCCCTGCGGCCGCGCGCGAGCGGCAGCGGTCCTGAGCGCGGCGCCTCGTGCGCCAGCGGCGCTCGCTGCGGACGAATCCATCACGGCCGCCCTAATGGGTCCCGCTGGCCACGCCGGTCGCGTGGAGCATGACCGACTCCTCGGTCGCCTCGTCGCGGCCGAGCTCACCGGCGATGACCCCATTGCGCATGACGATGATCCGGTCGCTGACACCGAGGACCTCGGGCAGGTCGGAGGAGACGACCAGCACGGCAACCCCCTCATGGGCCAGGCCGTCGATGATCTTGTAGATCTCGTGCTTCGCGCCGACGTCGACGCCGCGTGTCGGCTCGTCCAGCAGCAGCACCCGGGGCCTGATCGCCAGCCACCGGCCCAGCACCACCTTCTGCTGGTTGCCGCCGGAAAGGTGCCGCACGCGCTGCAGTGCCGAGGAGCAGCGCACCCGAAGCGCCTCGACCTGCTCGTTGACGCGGTGGGCGATGCGGGTCCGCCGCAGCACACCGAAGTCGCTGACCTCGCCGAGCCCGGTGACGACGACGTTGTCGCGGACCGTCATGTCCAGGAACAGCGCCTGTTCCTTGCGGCTCTCCGGGACCAGCCCGATGCCGTTGCTGATTCCGTCGCGCGGGCTGCGCAGCCGGACCGGTTGGCCGGCGAGCCGGATCTCGCCGGTCTTGGCGCGCTCGGCGCCGAACAGCAGGCGCGCCACTTCGGTGCGCCCCGCCCCGATGAGCCCGGCCAGCCCGACGACCTCGCCGGCACGCAGGTGCAGGTCGACCGGGCCCACGCCCGCACCGTCACTGACCCCGCGCGCCTCCAGCGCGACCTCACCCGGCACGTGCCGGGTGCGCGCGTACAGGTCGGTGAGCTCGCGGCCCACCATGCGGGAGACGACCTGCTCCGGGGTGACATCGCCGCGCGGGGAGGTGTCGACCCACTCCCCGTCCCGGAAGACGGTGACCCGGTCGGCGATCTGGTAGACCTCCTCCATCCGGTGGCTGATGTAGATCAGTCCCATCCCGTTCCGCCGCATCTCCCCGACCAGCTCGAACAGCCGCTGCGCCTCGGACTCGGACAGTGCCGCCGTGGGCTCGTCCAGGACAAGCACGCGGGCGTCCTGCGCGACGGCCCGCGCGATCTCCACGACCTGCTGTATGCCGACGCTGAGCTGCCCCACGGGGGTGTCGGGGTCGACGTAGGCGCCGACACGCTCCAGCTTGCGCACCGCGTCGCCGCGGATGCGCGCCCGGTCGACCAGCCCCCACCGGGTGCGCGGCTCCTGGCCCAGAGCGAGGTTCTGCGCGACCGTCAGGTTGGGAGCGAGGTTCAGCTCCTGGTGGATCACTGCTATGCCCAGGCTGGCCGCGCGCTGCGGGCTGTCGATGCTGACGGCCCGCCCGTCGATCTCGATGCCGCCGGAGTCGGGGGAGTGCACCCCGGCGAGCATCTTGATCAGGGTGGACTTGCCGGCGCCGTTCTCGCCCATCAGGGCGTGCACCTCACCGGGGTGCAGCTCGAAGCTGACCTCGGTGAGGGCGCGCACGCCCGGGAAGCTCTTGCTGACGCCGGCCATCCGCAGCAGGGGAGCGCCGCTCACTGCCAGCCCTCGTACTCGTCCAGGTTGTCCGGGGTGATCAGCTCGGTCTCGACCAGCCGGGTGTCCTCCTCCAGCTCCTCGTCAGCACGCAGCTCCGAGGCCATCTCCAGCCCGGTGACGCCGAGCAGCTTGGGGTCCTGCGCGGCCGTCGCGACGAACATCGAGTCCTCCTTGGCCAGCTCCTCCTCGGCCTCGGGGGAACCGTCGACCCCGACGATCTCCAGGTCGGAGATGCCGGCCTGCTCGGCAGCCAGCGCCGCGCCCAACCCCGTGGGGTCGTTGATGGCGAAGATGCCGTCCACGTCGGGGTTGGCGGTGAGCATGTCGGTGGCCACGGTGAGGGCCTCGTCGCGGTTGTTGTCACCGTGCTGGTGGCTGGCCACCTCGATGTCGGGGTAGTCCTCCATGACGGTCTCGCAGCCCTCGACCCGGTCCTGCACCGAGGAGATCGGGGTCCCGTCGATGATGAGGATCTCGCCCTCGCCGCCGATCTCGTCGAAGAGGTGCTGGCAGGCCAGCTCGCCGGCCTGGACGTTGTCCGAGGTGATCGTGGCTTCGGCGCCCTCGGCAGCGACGTCGACCGCCACGACCGTGATCCCCGCCTCCACCGCCCGGTCCACGGCCGCCCCGATCCCCTCGGAGTCGACCGGGTTGATCAGGAGCACGTCGATGTCCTGCTGGATGAAGGCGTCGATGTGCTCGTTCTGCGCGCCCAGGTCCTGCCGGCCATCCTCGGTGACGACGGTGGCGCCCATCTCCTCGGCGGCCTCCTCGACCCCCTCCTGCATGGCGCTGAAGAAGGGGTTGCTGAGGTCCTGGACCATCAGGCCGACCGTCTCCACCTCCCCGCCCTCTTCGGATTCGCTGAGCGGGCTCTCCTCACTGCAGCTCGTGAGCAGCAGGCTTCCCGCCGCCAGGGCTGACACGGTGAGTTTCACGGTCCGGTGGTCGTTCATGGGGATCCCTTCCTTTGCCGCCGTGAAGGAGGCGGAGCCGCCTCCTCGGAGTTGGGGCGCGCCGACAGGGCGGCGCGCCCATGGGTCAGGTCTTCGTATCCGGGGTTCCGGCCGCGGCGGGGCGCGGGCCAGTGGGCTCGGGCGGGCGGCACAGCACCGCGGTGACGTCGCCGCGCACCGACAGCGGGCCGGCGGCGTGCGGAACCGCGAGCACGTCGCCGCGCGCCAGGCCGACGTGTTCGCCCGCACGTGTGCGCAGCTCTCCGCTGCCGTGCAGCACGACCAGTACCGCGAAGCCGGCGGGGACGGCCGCGGAGGTCGCGGGCCGCACCAGATCGGCGCGGAAGTAGGGTTCCGCCTCCTCGGCGAGCAGCCTTCGGAGGTGGTCGGCGGCGCCGGCGTTCGCTGCTCCGCTGAGGCGCAGCGCCTCGACCTCGCCGCGCCTCAGCGGATCGCGCCGCACCGCCTCCAGTGCCAGGTCGAAGCCCAACCCCAGGTGCCCCTCGGCCGGGCCGTCCAGCGCGAAACCGCGCCAGTCGAGCAGGATCGAGAAGTCGGTGGGCTCCTGTACCTCCAGCACGAACGCGCCGGCGCCGAGCGCGTGGGGCAGCCCCGCGGGCACGAGAACCGTGTCGCCGGCGTGCAGTGGGACCTCGTGCATCCGCGAGAGCAGCTCTGCGGGGTCCTGGCGCTGAACCAGACCGGTGAGCTCGGCGCGGTCCACGGGCACCGAGAAACCGAGGTGGGCGGTGGCGCCGGGCTCCGCCGCGAGCACGATCCACGCCTCGGTCTTGCCGTGGCCGCATGACAGGTGCTGGCGCGCGAAGTCGCGATCGGGGTGCAGGTGCACCGGAAGGCGCTCGCCCGCGTCCAGCAGCTTCGCGAGCACCCCGGTGCGCGCGCCGAAGCGCGCATGGTGGTCCGCACCCAGCCATCCCTGCGGGTCGGCGGCGATCGCGTCGCGCAGGAACGCCCCGTCCGGCAGCCGGCTCAGCCCAGCGGGCTCCGCACCGAACCGCGCCGTCACCGAAGCCAGCCACTCCTCGGGTGAGCGTTCACATCGCTGCGGCCCGCCGCGCAGAGCACGGATGGCGTGTCCGCCGCGGTAGAAGTGCTCCATCACCTCGACCGGCATGTGCACGGGGCGCACCCGCCCACCTCCCTGCTATTGAGACAACGTTGTCCAAAGCAGAGTGATCCAGTTCACTAGTAAGTGTCAAGGGGTGTGAGCTGCTCGGTACTCAATGACCAGCGAATTTCCGAGTGTGGCGCGGGTGTGGCTGTCCGGAGGAGTGGGTAGGCGGTCAGGATCGAGACAACGTTGCCTCGACAGTTCGTATGGCGTACGTTACGCAGCAACGAGTCCGGCGAGTGACACAGCGTGCCCGGCCGCCGGGCCCCGGAACCCGGCGGCCGTTCCGCCGGATCCGCTGTCCTAGCGCCGGTCGGGGCCTGTCTGGCGGGTGCTGCCGCACGCGAGCCGGTCACGTGGCCGCCGAGCCGGCCCAGGCCACGCGACCGCGCCCGCCGGTGCGCACGCCCGCGCCACCATCGGAGCCAAGGGAGCCTGACCGATGACCGACCCCGCCCCAGAGCCGCCCGCCACGCGCCGGCCCACCATGGTCGACGTCGCAAAGGCCGCCGGGGTGAGCCTGAAGACCGTGTCGCGGGTCGCCAACAACGTTGCGACAGTGCGTCCCGAGCTCGCCGAACGCGTCCTGCGGGCAATGCGCGACCTGGGCTTCCAGCGCAACAACGCGGCCGCGAACCTGCGCCGCGGCCAGGAGACCTCCACCATCGGGCTGATCATCCTGGACCTCGCCAACCCGTTCTACTCCACGATCGCCGCAGCGGCCGCGGAGGTGACCCAGCGCCACAACACCCAGCTGATCACGGCGAGCTCGGGCTGGAACCCCGACCGCGAGCGCGAGCTGGTGCTGGACCTGTGCGAGCGGCGCGTCGACGCCCTGATCATCGTGCCGACCGGCGACGACCAGTCCTACCTGCGCGCCGAGATCGACCGCGGCACCCCCGTCGTTTTCATCGACCGCCCGCCCGCCGGCCTCGACGGGGACACCGTGCTCATCGACAACCGCAACGGCGCACGCGAGCTGGTGCGCCGGCTCATCAACGAGGGGCACCGCGGCATCGGCGTCATCACCGACTCGCTGAACAGCTACACCATGGGCGAGCGCGTGGCCGGGGTGAGCGAGGAGCTGGCGGCGGCCGGCATCGCCGAGCAGGCGCACTTCACCGAGGTCTACTCGGACAAGCCCGAGACCGCCGCCGACGCGGTCGGCAGGATGCTCGACGCGCCCGACCCGCCGAGCGCCGTCTTCTGCGGCAACAACCGGATCCTGACCGGCGCGCTTGAGGAGCTGGTGGCTCGCCGGTCCCGGGTCCGCCTCGCCGGCTTCGACGATTTCGAGTTCGCGCACCTGCTCCCGTACCCGGTCACGGTCGTCGGGTACGACACCCGGGCGCTCGGCCGCCTCGCCGCCGAGCTCACCTTCCAGCGCATCCGCACGAGCACTCCGCCGCTGACGAACTACGTGGTCCCCACCTACCTGGTGGATCGCGGTGTCGATCTGGGGACCAGGCAGCCGGCGCCGCGCGTCGCCCAGGGGTAGGGCGCCGCAAGGCCGGTACCCGCCACCGCCGCGGCCTCCGTGCGGCTATCCTGAGCCGGCACGCCACAGGAAAGGGGACGATCGTGACAGGTAGGGCGCTGGTCCTGGGCGGCGGTGGTATCACCGGGATCGCCTGGCAGCTCGGCATCCTCACCGGCCTCCAGGAGGCCGGGACCGATCTCACCGGTGCCGACCTGATCGTGGGCACGTCGGCCGGGTCGGTGGTCGGCGCGCAGCTCACCTCCGGGACCCCACTCGCGGACCTGTTCGCCCGGCAGTTGCGTCCGGTGGACGGCGAGGTCGCGATGCGGCTGCCGATGTCGGCGATCGCCCGGATCGGGTTGGCGATGTTCACCGAGCGCGACCCCGACCGGGGACGGGCCCGGATCGGCCGGGTCGCCCACTCCTCGGCGCGCTCGTCGCTCACCGAGCGCCGAGAGGTCATGCGGCAGCGGCTGACCTCGCACTCCTGGCCGGATGCCGACCTGCGCATCACGGCCGTGAACGCGCGAACGGGCCGCCGTGAGGTGTTCCGCCGCGGCGGGCCCGCCTCCCTGGTCGACGCCGTCAACGCGAGCTGTGCCGTGCCGGGTGTCTGGCCACCGGTGCCGATCGGCGGCCACCTCTACATCGACGGCGGGATGTACTCGCCGGCCAACGCCGACCTGGCCGAGGGGTACGACCGCGTTGTTGTCCTCGCCCCCATCGGCAGGGGACTGGGCCCGATGCGCTCGCCAGCCGATGAGCTTGCGCAACTGCCCAGCGCCCCCGAGAGCATCGTCGTCACGCCCGGCGAGGACGCTGTCGCCGCGATCGGGCGGAACCGGCTCGACCCCGCCCGGCGCGCCCCGTCCGCCGAGGCCGGTCGGGCACAGGCGGCCGCGGAACGGAGCACGGTGGCGCAGGTGTGGGGGAACTGAGGCGCACCAGCTCTGTGCGGCGGTTCTGTCGTCGCTCTCCTCTAGGCTTGGGGTCCTATGGGGATGGAGAGCTCCGCCGAATCGCCGCAGCCGGTCCGCGTGGTCCTGCAGGCGGTCTCCGGCTGGATCGGCCGGCTCGGCCGTATCTGGGTCGAGGGCCAGGTCGCCGAGCTGAACCGGCGCGGCGGCACCGTGTTCATCACGCTGCGCGACCCGGTCGCCAACGTGTCGGTGCGCGTGGTGTGTCCGGTGCGGGTGCTGGAGGCGGCCAACCCGCCACCTGAGGCCGGGGCCCGTGTGGTGGTGCACGCCAAGCCCGACTTCTACGTCGCCCGGGGCACGTTCTCACTGCTGGCCCAGGAGATCCGGCACGTCGGGCTGGGCGAGCTGCTCGCCCGCCTGGAGCAGTTGCGCAAGACCCTGGCCGCCGAGGGGGTCTTCGCCGAGCACCGCAAGCGGGCGCTGCCGTTCCTGCCGAACACTGTGGGGCTCGTCTGCGGGCGCGGGTCCGCGGCCGAGCGCGATGTCCTGGAGAACGGGAAACGCCGGTGGCCGGCCGTGCGGTTCGAGGTGCGCGAGGTCGCGGTGCAGGGCGACCGCGCGGTGGGTGAGGTGCTGAACGCTCTCAAGGAGCTCGACGCCGTCCCCGAGGTCGACGTCATCATCATCGCGCGGGGCGGCGGGTCGCTTGAGGACCTGCTCCCGTTCTCCGACGAGGCCCTGGTGCGCGGCGTCTCGGCCACACGCACGCCCGTGGTCAGCGCGATCGGGCACGAGCAGGACACCCCGTTGCTCGACCTGGTCGCCGACGTCCGCGCCTCCACTCCCACCGATGCCGCGAAGCGGTCGATCCCCGACGTCGGCGAGCAGCTGCAGCTCATCCGGCAGTTGCGCGACCGCGGCCGGCGGGTCGTCGAGGGCGGACTCGCGCGCGAGGAGGCGTGGTTGGCGGGGATCCGCTCGCGTCCGGTGCTGGCCAGCCCGCTTCGCGAGATCGACCGCCTCACGGAGCAGGTCACCGGGCTGCGCGACCGCGCCCGCCGCTGCGTGTCCGCCAGCCTGGACCGCGCCGCCGACGACCTGCACCACACCCGCGCCCGGTTGCTGGTGCTCTCGCCGGCGACGACCCTCGCGCGCGGCTACGCGATCGTGCAGCGCGCCGACGGCGCCGTCGTGCGGTCGGCCACCGAGGTCACGCCGGGCGAGACGCTGCGGCTGCGGTTCGCCGACGACAGCATGACCGCCACCGCGGGCGAGATCGAGGCCACAGAGGAACAGGAAGAGAGCGCATGAGCGAGAGCAGCACCGCGGCCGGCGACGACACGAACGGCGCCGCGGCGGCCGAACCCGAGCTGAGCTACGAGGAGGCGCGCGACGAGCTGAACGCGGTCGTGCGCCAGTTGGAGTCGGGTGGGCTCACCCTCAAGGAGTCCCTGGCGCTGTGGGAGCGGGGCGAGGCGCTGGCCAAGACCTGCGAACAGTGGCTGGAGGGCGCCCGCGCCCGGCTCGCCGTGGCCATGCAGGAGGCCGACGGGGAGAACGGGCCGAACGGCGAGACCAGCAGCGAGGAGTCCGGGACCCCGTTCTAGCGCGGATGGCCGGGCATGCGGTGGTCGGTGCGGGTATCCGGCGTTGGCGTATCGGCCGAGAGCAGCGAAGGCGCCGGATGGGCCGGCCCCCAGTGATCGGTGCGGGTGCCCGGTGGTGGGGCGTGTAACGGGGGCGGCGGCTGGTGGTGGGGGCCAGTGGGGGTGTCTGTGGTGTGGTTCTCGGTGCTGGGGCGCGCCGAGAGTGTCTGTGGGGACGTTCTCGGCGCCGAATCTGTCCGCACGGTCGGTTTCGGTGCGGCGTGAGCCTCCGTGCGCCCGCTATGTCCGGATTGTGAACGGTCTGGGCGTCGATCTTGCGGATTGCGTTCCTTTACCGCGCCGCAAAGGAACGCAATCCTCAAGATCGGCACAAAAATCCAGGCAGTGGAGGTCCCGAGCCTCGTGGCGGGCGGCACCAGGAAGCACCCCCAGAGCCCTACGCCGTCCTCGCTGCTTCCGTCGGGTGCGCCACCATCGGGCACCCGCACCGACTACCGCCGGCCCGGCCCACCCGCGGCCCTCGCTGCCCTCGTTGCGTGCGCCACCACGTGCCCACCGCACCGGTACGCACGCACCCCGGCCACCCAGCGCCGTCGCTGCCCCCGTCGCTCGCGTGTCCATGCGCGTGCGTCACCGGTGAGTGGACCCCTCACGAGCGGCGGCGTTGAGGGCGCCCGTTGAGCTCGTCGTTGAGGGTGCGGATGTTTCGCGGCAGGCCGCGGAAACAGGTGATGATGAGCACGAGTGCCGTTCCGAGGAACAGCCAGGGCGCGACATGGGCGAGCTGGCTGCCCATGCTGATCGCCACACTGCGCACGAACCCCTCGCTGCCGAGCGCCAGCAGGACCTCGGTGAGGAGCGCCCCCGCGAAGTACGCCAGCGGCGGGCTGACCGAGAGCGAGAGCAGCTCGGCCGGGCGTACGAGCAGTGCTGCCAGGACGCACACCGTTGTGAAGGCGCCGCCGGAGATCGCCCGTACCCCGGTGAGGTGGGCCAGCAGCCCGGCGACGAAAGTGACCAGTACGATCACGACAATCCCGCCCCGGCCCGTGAGACGGACCGTCGTGCCCGGTTTGGGCTGGCGAGGCGCCGGAGCCGACGAGGACGCGGCGGACGCGCGACTCCGCGATCGCCCGACGAAGAAGGGCGCCTGGGAACCGGCCGAGCCGCTGCCCTTCCGCGTCACCATCTCCGCGCGCCCCCTTGCACTACCCATAGTACTCATTATGTCACTCTTGGCGAAGACTCGGCCTCGTTCCAGGGGGCCATGTCGGCCCGCGGCGCGTCGCCGAACGGCGCGCCGTTGACCGCGATACGGTCTCCCGGCGGTTCCGGTGCGGCGCCGTCCGCGCCGTCACCGGCCTCCGAGGCGGTCATCTCCGCCGAGCTGAGCGGCCGGGCCTGCTCGTCCACCCCCTTGGGCCGGTCCAGCTCCGTCTCCACGAGCCCCAGATCACTGAACCGGCGGGCGGTCACCAGGACCCGGCTCTCCAGGGAGCCGACCGTCTGGTTGTAGGCGGTGACGGTGCGCGTGAGCGCCTTGCCGAGGCCATCCATGTGCCCGCCGAGGGTCGCGAGCCTGCTGTGGAGTTGTTTCCCCAACTCGAAGACGGTACGCGCGTTCTCGCTCAGCGCCTCCTGCTGCCACGCGTACTGCGCGGTGCGCAGCAGGGAGATCAGCGTTGTCGGGGTGGCGATGTGCACCCGGCGCTCCATCGCGTACTCCAGCAGTCCCGGGTCGCGGTCCAGGGCCGGTGCCAGGAACGCCTCGCCCGGAATGAACAGCACCACGAACTCCGGAGTCGGGCTGAACGCGGCCCAGTACGACTTCGCGGCCAACTGGTCGACGTGCGTGCGCAGGTGCTTGGCGTGCGCGTCCAGCTTGCTCTCCCGGGTGTCGCTGTCGCCGCTCTCCACGGACTCCAGGTACGCGGCCAGCGAGACCTTGGAGTCCACGATGATGTTCTTGCCGCCCGCCAGCCGCACGACCATGTCGGGCCGCTGCGTCCCCTCGGTGGTGCGCGCGCTCGGCTGCTCCTCGAAGTCGCAGTAGGCCGCCATGCCCGCCAGCTCGGCCACGCGCCGCAACTGCAGCTCTCCCCATCGGCCGCGAGCCTCGGGCCGGCGCAGCGCGCTGACGAGGGACTGGGTCTGATCGCGCAGCCGCTCCGACCCCTCGCGCACGTAGTCGACCTGCTTGGCGAGCTCGGCGTGCGCCGCACGGCGCCCGGCGTCGACCTCGCGGAGCTGGGTCTCAACACGGGACAGCGTTTCCTTGAGCGGTTCGACGAGCTGTTCGACGGCCTGGCGGCGCCGCTCCATGTCGTGGCCGGCCTCCGTGCCCACCGCGCGCAGCCGCCCTTCGGCCATCTCCAGGAACCGCTGGTTGGTGGTGTCCAGGACCTCGGCGGAGAGCGCCCGGAAGCGGTCGCCGAGCTGCTTCTCGATGTAGGCCGCGCGCTCCTCGGAGGCCTGTGCCCGCGCCCGGGACTCCGCGGTGCGGCCGCGGGCGAGTAGCCATCCCACGAGCACGCCGATCGCGATCCCGATCAGCAGCACCAAGATCAAGTAAAGGCCGTCCATAGCGGCCCATGCTCTCAACGTCCGGCGACTGGGGCGTTCCCGCCACGCGCGGGAAGCGCCACGAACACCATCAGAACGGGCACTCCGTGCGGGCGGCCACCACCGGGGAATCCTGTTTTCGGTCTCAGCTTCGGCCAAAAATTACGCGTTCCGAAACAAGCCAGTCCACCGCTCCGGGGCCGCTATGCCTCGCAGGCTTTGAGGGCGCGCCGCCAGCCACAGGTCAGTTCCCACAGCTCGTCCCGCGGTGGGGTTGGCGCGAAGAGCCACATGCGCTCGTGGGAACCGGCCCCCCGGCCGTCGATGACGTTGCGCCTCGGGCAGGGCGGATCGTCGCCCAGGTGGTGCCAGCTGTAGTCGAGCGGCTCCAGCAGTGCCATGAGGCGCTCCTCGACCCCCCGGTCGGGCAGCACCTCGCAGAACACCCACGGGCGGAACCGGCGCAGCACTTCGAGCCCACCCGCGATGACGTCGGGTTCGGTGGTCTCGGTGTCGATCTTGAGGACCGCCGGGATGGCCCCGGCGCGCTCGCGCCAGTGGGAAAGCGTGTCGACCTCCACCTGGACCCGGCCGAACTCCGGGCGGAAGCCCGCGGCGAGCGAGTTCGAGGCGTCCGAGTTGGCGGAGAGCTTCAGGGGCGCGGACCCGCTGTGGTTGCTCACCGCGAGCTGGACCACCTCCATGGTGAGGTCGTTCGACGCGGCCAGGTTTCGCGCGGTCTCCGCGAGGTCGGGTGTGGGCTCGAAGGAGAACACGGGCCGGTGGCTGCGCGCGGCGGCGAGCAGCCCGTATAGCCCCACGTTCGCCCCGATGTCGAGCACCGCTCCCGCGCGGGCGTGCTCCAGGACAGCGAGGAAGCAGGCGACCGTCTCGGGCTCGTAGCCGGCCAGCCCCGCCTCTTGGAGCTGCTTGGGCACACTGAACTCGCCGGAGGTGGTGAACTCCAGCGCCGCGGGTCCGATCCCCACGGCGCCCTCTCGGCGGGGAAGGGACAGCTCGAAGCTGCGCACCCGCGGGGGCACATGGGCTCTGTCGATTCCTCCGAGGCGTCGCGGGAGGTGGACGCGGATCCGCTGGGTGGCCCGGCGCACCATCGGGTGGCGTCGAACAAAGGCTCGCACCTGGTCCGGAACCACAGGGCATCCCTCAAATCTGGCGTGGATGGAGTATCTTCGCGGGGACGGCCGCGATCTCCGCGCCGCGTTCAGCCCGCGGTCGACGTGTCGTGCTCTCAAGGACGGGCGGGACGCCCGGGAGCGGGGGTCAGCGAATGCCTGGGCACCGGGCGGCAGTATCGAACGTACTCCGCGGCCGCTGCGACCGCAGGCCATTTCATCCAAAGATCAGCAGCGTGTTACCGGAACGTCCAGGTGTGCCGCGACCGATATTCGCCCACGCCGGACCGGTGACGCGGCGACCGGGAGTCCAGAGGTCGCGAACCACCTAGACTCGGTAGGCGTGAGCCTGTCTATCGGTATCGTCGGCCTGCCCAACGTCGGCAAGTCCACGCTGTTCAATGCCCTGACCAAGAACGACGCTCTGGCCGTGAACTACCCGTTCGCGACCATCGAGCCCAATGTCGGTGTCGTGGGGGTGCCCGACCCCCGGCTCGGCGTGCTCGCCGGGATGTTCGACTCGGCGAAAGTCATTCCGGCCACGGTGGACTTCGTCGATATCGCCGGCATCGTCCGCGGCGCCTCCGAGGGCGAAGGGCTGGGCAACCAGTTCCTCGCCAACATCCGCGAGTGCGATGCCGTGTGCCAGGTCATCCGGGCTTTCGAGAACGCCGACGTGACCCACGTCGACGGCGAGATCGAGCCGTCCCGCGACATCGAGACCATCAACACCGAGCTGATCCTGGCCGACCTGCAGACGCTGGAGAAGGCGCTGCCGCGGCTGGAGAAGGACGCCAAGCGCAACGCCAAGGACAAGACCGTCCAGGAGACGCTCGCCGCCGCCCGCGCGGCG includes the following:
- a CDS encoding ABC transporter permease; the protein is MTENSRASTTATAPAAAGAGQPQAGRPGFAHLWDRYGILGVLTLMIVLMAVLAPNFLTIDNAFNIARATSINAILAAGMTLVILTRGIDLSVGSNVAVCGIVSVLLWTSGMPAAVCVLGGILVGALFGLLNGALVAYLALPAFIVTLGGLTYLRGTAYLLTDGQPLVADDLGFRLMGDGFFAGVPVPVILMLLVCATLWFVLRYTRFGTEVYAIGGNPEAARLAGIKVRWTLVRVYVIGGACAGLAGVIFSARVMSGQPTAGETYELDAIAAVVLGGTSLMGGVGTVQRTLIGAMIIGVLSNGLLLMNVPFFYQLIIKGSVIVLAVAIDSLKNWKRT
- a CDS encoding sugar ABC transporter ATP-binding protein — its product is MSGAPLLRMAGVSKSFPGVRALTEVSFELHPGEVHALMGENGAGKSTLIKMLAGVHSPDSGGIEIDGRAVSIDSPQRAASLGIAVIHQELNLAPNLTVAQNLALGQEPRTRWGLVDRARIRGDAVRKLERVGAYVDPDTPVGQLSVGIQQVVEIARAVAQDARVLVLDEPTAALSESEAQRLFELVGEMRRNGMGLIYISHRMEEVYQIADRVTVFRDGEWVDTSPRGDVTPEQVVSRMVGRELTDLYARTRHVPGEVALEARGVSDGAGVGPVDLHLRAGEVVGLAGLIGAGRTEVARLLFGAERAKTGEIRLAGQPVRLRSPRDGISNGIGLVPESRKEQALFLDMTVRDNVVVTGLGEVSDFGVLRRTRIAHRVNEQVEALRVRCSSALQRVRHLSGGNQQKVVLGRWLAIRPRVLLLDEPTRGVDVGAKHEIYKIIDGLAHEGVAVLVVSSDLPEVLGVSDRIIVMRNGVIAGELGRDEATEESVMLHATGVASGTH
- a CDS encoding ABC transporter substrate-binding protein; its protein translation is MNDHRTVKLTVSALAAGSLLLTSCSEESPLSESEEGGEVETVGLMVQDLSNPFFSAMQEGVEEAAEEMGATVVTEDGRQDLGAQNEHIDAFIQQDIDVLLINPVDSEGIGAAVDRAVEAGITVVAVDVAAEGAEATITSDNVQAGELACQHLFDEIGGEGEILIIDGTPISSVQDRVEGCETVMEDYPDIEVASHQHGDNNRDEALTVATDMLTANPDVDGIFAINDPTGLGAALAAEQAGISDLEIVGVDGSPEAEEELAKEDSMFVATAAQDPKLLGVTGLEMASELRADEELEEDTRLVETELITPDNLDEYEGWQ
- a CDS encoding class I mannose-6-phosphate isomerase, coding for MRPVHMPVEVMEHFYRGGHAIRALRGGPQRCERSPEEWLASVTARFGAEPAGLSRLPDGAFLRDAIAADPQGWLGADHHARFGARTGVLAKLLDAGERLPVHLHPDRDFARQHLSCGHGKTEAWIVLAAEPGATAHLGFSVPVDRAELTGLVQRQDPAELLSRMHEVPLHAGDTVLVPAGLPHALGAGAFVLEVQEPTDFSILLDWRGFALDGPAEGHLGLGFDLALEAVRRDPLRRGEVEALRLSGAANAGAADHLRRLLAEEAEPYFRADLVRPATSAAVPAGFAVLVVLHGSGELRTRAGEHVGLARGDVLAVPHAAGPLSVRGDVTAVLCRPPEPTGPRPAAAGTPDTKT
- a CDS encoding LacI family DNA-binding transcriptional regulator — protein: MTDPAPEPPATRRPTMVDVAKAAGVSLKTVSRVANNVATVRPELAERVLRAMRDLGFQRNNAAANLRRGQETSTIGLIILDLANPFYSTIAAAAAEVTQRHNTQLITASSGWNPDRERELVLDLCERRVDALIIVPTGDDQSYLRAEIDRGTPVVFIDRPPAGLDGDTVLIDNRNGARELVRRLINEGHRGIGVITDSLNSYTMGERVAGVSEELAAAGIAEQAHFTEVYSDKPETAADAVGRMLDAPDPPSAVFCGNNRILTGALEELVARRSRVRLAGFDDFEFAHLLPYPVTVVGYDTRALGRLAAELTFQRIRTSTPPLTNYVVPTYLVDRGVDLGTRQPAPRVAQG